One window of the Athene noctua chromosome 5, bAthNoc1.hap1.1, whole genome shotgun sequence genome contains the following:
- the PIGC gene encoding phosphatidylinositol N-acetylglucosaminyltransferase subunit C, with translation MEPVPGRRWQKVLYERQPFPDNYVDQRFLEELRKNVHARRYRYRAVVFQSGAVVQQLCSVCVFVVTWWYMDAGMLSPQGLFGAALVSSLLGYILFDAVDGGAGRQESGRTRWADLKSTLVFAAFTYGFSPVLKTLTESISTDTIYAMSALMLLGHLIFFDYGANAAIVSSTLSLNMAIFASVCLASRLPRSLHAFVMVTFAMQIFALWPMLQKKLKAQTPRCYVGVTVLFALAALGGLATVSSVGAVLFASLLVAISCLCPYCLIRLQQLKDNIHGPWDEAEIKEDLSRFLM, from the coding sequence atGGAGCCGGTCCCCGGGCGGCGGTGGCAGAAGGTGCTGTACGAGCGACAGCCCTTCCCCGATAACTACGTGGACCAGCGGTTCCTGGAGGAACTGCGGAAGAACGTGCACGCCCGCCGGTACCGGTACCGGGCCGTCGTCTTCCAGTCGGGCGCGGtggtgcagcagctctgcagcgtCTGCGTCTTCGTCGTCACCTGGTGGTACATGGACGCCGGGATGCTGAGTCCGCAGGGACTTTTCGGGGCGGCCCTGGTCTCCTCCCTGCTCGGCTACATCCTCTTCGACGCCGTGGATGGCGGGGCTGGGCGGCAGGAGAGCGGGCGGACACGGTGGGCTGACCTGAAGAGCACCTTGGTGTTCGCCGCCTTCACCTACGGCTTCTCGCCGGTGCTGAAGACGCTGACGGAGTCCATCAGCACGGACACCATCTACGCCATGTCGGCCCTCATGCTCCTCGGTCACCTCATCTTCTTTGACTATGGTGCCAATGCCGCCATCGTCTCCAGCACGCTGTCCCTCAACATGGCCATCTTTGCCTCCGTCTGCCTGGCCTCCCGCCTGCCTCGTTCCCTCCACGCCTTCGTCATGGTCACCTTCGCCATGCAGATCTTCGCCCTCTGGCCCATGCTGCAGAAGAAGCTGAAAGCCCAGACACCCCGATGCTATGTGGGGGTGACGGTGCTCTTTGCATTGGCAGCGTTGGGGGGGCTGGCCACTGTTTCCAGTGTGGGTGCTGTGCTCTTTGCCTCGCTGCTGGTCGccatctcctgcctctgcccttACTGCCTCATCCGCCTTCAGCAGCTCAAGGACAACATCCACGGGCCATGGGATGAAGCTGAAATCAAGGAGGACCTCTCCAGGTTCCTCATGTAG